In a genomic window of Deltaproteobacteria bacterium:
- a CDS encoding helix-turn-helix domain-containing protein — protein MEEAHEVRGPSDRVTVPEAARLLRMHPKSLYRWLLAGVIPHRRLGTRYLLSRAAIAAWLSDCGAQR, from the coding sequence ATGGAAGAAGCACACGAGGTTCGCGGACCCTCCGACCGGGTTACTGTCCCAGAAGCGGCGCGGCTCCTGCGCATGCACCCGAAGTCCCTCTATCGCTGGCTTCTCGCCGGCGTCATCCCACACCGGCGACTCGGGACAAGGTACCTGCTCTCGCGGGCTGCGATCGCCGCCTGGCTCTCCGACTGCGGTGCTCAACGGTGA
- a CDS encoding site-specific integrase, giving the protein MRDFFGWCVKQGWLRASPADGIEKVGRANKGKLQLRGAEARALLAHAVRRAAEGDDGGLAVAVILSTGACAGELLQRRVRDVDDVGGRGLLLWIDEQLGATVKRPSRRRTLWVGEPVATVLRAHVKGRAPLAWLFPGGSSGGARGKTWLRKVTRRLCDEAEVQVVCPHGLRGTWASLGAAEGAARRDLQADLGHGDLRSQEAYVDATAAHEGTARRMLRLVVGGE; this is encoded by the coding sequence GTGCGAGACTTCTTCGGCTGGTGCGTCAAGCAAGGGTGGTTGCGCGCGTCACCTGCCGACGGGATCGAGAAGGTGGGCCGCGCCAACAAGGGCAAGCTGCAGTTACGAGGAGCGGAAGCGCGTGCGCTGCTCGCGCATGCGGTGCGGCGCGCCGCCGAGGGGGACGACGGTGGCCTTGCCGTGGCCGTGATTCTCTCGACGGGGGCGTGCGCTGGGGAGCTGCTACAGCGGCGCGTGCGTGACGTGGACGACGTAGGCGGCCGAGGGCTCCTCTTGTGGATCGACGAGCAACTAGGGGCGACGGTGAAGCGTCCTTCCCGACGGCGAACGTTGTGGGTTGGCGAGCCGGTGGCTACGGTCCTGCGGGCGCATGTGAAGGGACGCGCGCCGCTTGCGTGGCTTTTCCCTGGTGGCTCCTCGGGAGGCGCGCGCGGGAAGACGTGGCTGCGGAAGGTGACGCGGCGCCTGTGTGACGAGGCTGAGGTTCAGGTAGTGTGCCCGCATGGCTTGCGCGGAACGTGGGCATCCCTCGGGGCCGCGGAGGGCGCGGCACGGAGAGATCTGCAAGCTGACCTGGGACACGGAGATCTGCGGTCGCAAGAGGCATACGTTGACGCGACGGCGGCACATGAAGGAACGGCGCGGCGAATGCTGCGTCTTGTTGTAGGCGGAGAGTAG
- a CDS encoding thiamine pyrophosphate-binding protein, whose protein sequence is MHLSPLRGLRHRALAWKLVGALAALAQGLVAAETRAADTRTTPSTTTAAERLVRYLEAEGVTTVFGVPGEETLYLIDALRRSPTIRFVLAGNEQGASLMATGYARATGRLGVVLSTLGPGATNLVTGAANALSENVPLLLITGQGPIERPEGYHQKLSLTRLFRPVTRLSLEARRPGSVVATARKLVAAALANPGPVHLSLPAAVAGASVSTRGSLARAPAPRRALPDEASLETAAALLRDAKCPVILAGDGVLQELAGPTARRVRAFARLHGLPLVPSAIAKGMFPSSDALVVPPLDAFARGKAAELLKQSDLIFTVGYHPTEIFDPKTFNPGGRARIVHLSPQAFPAEHRVTGFDLAVALKTGIIEGLNALHGKLGEYRAPEAAREAAHALRVRHAAELAPYLAGEGDAPIKPQRIMAELRRALDAAEAGGARAMVFGDVGLNKGFLTQWLEVRKPGEVMVPNGLSTMGVALPAAIGAQVARPELKVFAVSGDGGLMMNVQELATAAQQRLPVVHVVLLDRRLGLIENHQLRSGLVPAAVEVPALNLRALAQGLGAKGYVVRSAKELGPLIRQALLREGPTLIGVPVDYGEAQAAAAQLGQSAGSQSRGPAEPTVRALAPRPAKASRRAR, encoded by the coding sequence GTGCACCTCTCGCCCCTTCGGGGCCTCCGACATCGCGCGCTCGCCTGGAAGCTCGTCGGGGCGCTGGCCGCGCTCGCGCAGGGCCTCGTCGCGGCGGAGACGCGGGCCGCGGATACGCGAACCACCCCCAGCACGACCACCGCGGCCGAGCGGCTCGTACGCTACCTGGAGGCCGAGGGCGTCACGACCGTCTTCGGCGTGCCGGGCGAGGAGACGCTCTACCTCATCGACGCCTTGCGCCGCTCGCCCACGATCCGCTTCGTGCTGGCCGGCAACGAGCAAGGCGCGTCCCTCATGGCCACGGGCTACGCGCGAGCCACCGGCCGCCTGGGCGTGGTGCTCTCGACGCTCGGCCCGGGAGCGACGAATCTCGTCACTGGCGCGGCGAACGCGCTCTCGGAGAACGTGCCGCTCCTGCTCATCACCGGGCAAGGGCCCATCGAACGCCCCGAGGGCTATCACCAGAAGCTGTCCCTCACGCGGCTCTTCCGTCCGGTCACGCGGCTCTCGCTCGAGGCGCGCCGACCTGGCTCGGTCGTGGCCACCGCGCGCAAGCTCGTGGCGGCGGCGCTGGCGAACCCGGGGCCCGTGCACCTGTCGCTCCCCGCGGCGGTGGCGGGTGCGTCCGTCTCGACCCGCGGCTCCCTCGCCCGAGCGCCCGCTCCAAGGCGCGCGCTCCCCGACGAGGCCAGCCTCGAGACGGCCGCCGCGCTCCTGCGGGATGCGAAGTGCCCCGTGATCCTGGCCGGAGACGGCGTGCTGCAGGAGCTCGCCGGACCCACGGCTCGCCGCGTGCGCGCCTTCGCCCGGCTCCACGGGCTCCCGCTGGTCCCGTCGGCCATCGCCAAGGGGATGTTCCCGTCGAGCGACGCGCTCGTCGTGCCGCCGCTCGACGCCTTCGCCCGGGGGAAGGCCGCCGAGCTCCTGAAGCAGTCCGACCTGATCTTCACGGTGGGGTATCACCCGACGGAGATCTTCGACCCGAAAACCTTCAACCCCGGCGGCCGAGCCCGCATCGTGCACCTCAGCCCGCAGGCCTTTCCCGCAGAGCACCGCGTGACGGGGTTCGACCTGGCGGTGGCGCTGAAGACGGGGATCATCGAGGGCCTGAACGCGCTGCACGGCAAGCTCGGCGAGTATCGCGCCCCCGAGGCGGCGCGCGAGGCGGCCCACGCCCTGCGCGTGCGACACGCCGCGGAGCTCGCCCCGTATCTGGCCGGCGAGGGTGACGCGCCCATCAAGCCCCAGCGCATCATGGCCGAGCTCCGGCGCGCCCTCGACGCGGCCGAGGCGGGCGGCGCGCGCGCGATGGTCTTCGGGGACGTGGGCCTCAACAAGGGCTTCCTGACCCAGTGGCTCGAGGTGCGAAAGCCCGGCGAGGTGATGGTGCCGAACGGGCTCTCCACCATGGGCGTGGCGCTCCCCGCGGCCATCGGCGCCCAGGTTGCGCGCCCCGAGCTCAAGGTCTTCGCGGTGAGCGGAGACGGCGGCCTCATGATGAACGTGCAGGAGCTGGCCACGGCCGCGCAGCAGCGCCTGCCCGTCGTGCACGTCGTGCTCCTCGACCGGCGGCTGGGCCTCATCGAGAACCACCAGCTCCGCAGCGGCCTCGTCCCCGCGGCAGTGGAGGTGCCGGCGCTGAACCTGCGCGCGCTGGCCCAGGGCCTCGGCGCCAAGGGCTACGTCGTGAGGAGCGCGAAAGAGCTCGGCCCGCTCATCCGGCAGGCTCTGCTGCGTGAAGGCCCGACGCTCATCGGCGTGCCCGTGGACTACGGCGAGGCCCAGGCCGCCGCGGCGCAGCTCGGTCAGTCGGCGGGCTCCCAGAGCCGCGGCCCCGCCGAGCCCACCGTCCGCGCCCTCGCCCCGCGTCCCGCTAAAGCTTCGCGTCGCGCCCGTTGA
- a CDS encoding metallophosphoesterase has product MRLAHLSDLHLSRYGETGTWTQRGEDEEGWEQLHAWQRWSIEGLKDKKNRPDRVRLVDPEGVVHWVKGWPKKDDKLIGSMLSLAMERHLTSSENLIKNRPAPEDLSALLKVDRHNTNLLFLNLLEHLQRLTPEVIVLTGDMTDNGFGYALIEHYLKPWIDRHRLLVVPGNHDTYEMFPRKGRKARIALREDGYKSFAEHVECQANETGAYLRYVGDVAVVGLSSCKAPITILSASGEVTEDQLTWLRQLGTDRIFASARLRIALLHHHILRMPFELTGRQPIEMGMRLRNAAEVMRACTESGINMVFNGHRHHGYMVQLPGMPSVISSPSSTLGCKSTDMRYVWMVDLAARYPFPVAFPMNGRYRGMDIPEATQPKSPSE; this is encoded by the coding sequence ATGCGATTGGCCCACCTCAGCGATCTGCATCTCTCGCGCTACGGCGAAACCGGCACCTGGACCCAGCGCGGCGAGGACGAGGAGGGCTGGGAGCAGCTCCACGCCTGGCAGCGCTGGAGCATCGAGGGGCTCAAGGACAAGAAGAACCGCCCCGACCGGGTGCGCCTCGTGGACCCGGAGGGCGTGGTCCACTGGGTGAAGGGGTGGCCCAAGAAGGACGACAAGCTGATCGGCTCCATGCTCTCGCTGGCCATGGAGCGCCACCTCACCTCCTCGGAGAATCTGATCAAGAACCGCCCGGCCCCCGAGGATCTCTCGGCGCTGCTGAAGGTGGACCGGCACAACACCAACCTGCTCTTCCTTAACCTCCTCGAACACCTCCAGCGCCTGACGCCCGAGGTGATCGTCCTGACCGGCGACATGACGGACAACGGCTTCGGCTACGCGCTCATCGAGCACTATCTGAAGCCCTGGATCGACCGGCACCGGCTGCTCGTCGTCCCCGGCAACCACGACACCTACGAGATGTTCCCGCGCAAGGGGCGCAAGGCGCGCATCGCCCTGCGCGAGGATGGCTACAAGTCGTTTGCGGAGCACGTGGAGTGTCAAGCCAACGAGACGGGCGCGTACCTGCGCTACGTGGGAGACGTGGCCGTGGTGGGGCTGAGCTCGTGCAAGGCGCCGATCACGATCCTGAGCGCGAGCGGGGAGGTCACCGAGGACCAGCTCACCTGGCTGCGGCAGCTCGGCACCGACCGCATCTTCGCCAGCGCGCGGCTGCGCATCGCGCTTTTGCACCACCACATCCTGCGCATGCCCTTCGAGCTCACGGGGCGCCAGCCGATCGAGATGGGGATGCGCCTGCGTAACGCCGCGGAGGTGATGCGGGCGTGCACCGAGTCCGGTATCAACATGGTATTCAACGGGCATCGGCACCACGGCTACATGGTGCAGCTCCCGGGCATGCCGTCGGTGATCTCGTCGCCGTCGTCGACGCTCGGATGCAAGTCCACCGACATGCGCTACGTCTGGATGGTGGACCTGGCCGCGCGCTACCCCTTCCCGGTAGCCTTCCCCATGAACGGTCGCTACCGCGGCATGGACATCCCCGAAGCGACGCAACCCAAGTCCCCCTCCGAGTGA
- a CDS encoding AAA family ATPase, whose protein sequence is MRSARQADGASSRHGTVLSLFGAKGGSGATTLAVNLAGAAHAERGRTGARVALVDLDLQTGDVLAQLDLTGRFSLGDAFQELGRLRAEQLPLLLPQHPSGLYVLAQSDHPLHAIQPTAAATVELLALLRRAFDLVVIDGLRDLGATSLAALDQTDRILLVLTPDGPSIKSGRRSLDLLQQLGLGARVKVVLNRWHAAHDRPAQSVAAELGATVDAFVENDFPTVIGAANQGRLLLETAPDAAVTQAIRQLARQVGQRPRRRTSESGLGQLAPVAGDQ, encoded by the coding sequence ATGCGGAGCGCGCGGCAGGCGGATGGGGCGTCTTCTCGACACGGCACGGTCCTGTCGCTCTTCGGCGCGAAGGGGGGCAGCGGCGCCACGACGCTCGCGGTGAACCTCGCTGGCGCGGCGCACGCCGAACGTGGCCGGACCGGCGCACGCGTGGCCCTCGTAGATCTGGACCTGCAGACCGGCGATGTGCTCGCGCAGCTGGACCTCACGGGACGCTTCTCCCTCGGTGATGCGTTCCAGGAGCTCGGCCGCCTGAGGGCCGAGCAGCTCCCGTTGCTCCTGCCGCAGCACCCGAGCGGCCTCTACGTGCTGGCCCAGTCGGACCACCCGCTGCACGCCATTCAACCGACGGCCGCCGCGACGGTCGAGCTACTGGCCCTGCTGCGCCGCGCGTTCGACCTCGTGGTGATCGACGGGCTTCGGGACCTCGGCGCGACCTCCCTCGCGGCCCTGGATCAGACGGATCGCATCCTGCTGGTGCTCACGCCGGACGGTCCGTCGATCAAGAGCGGCCGGAGAAGCCTCGACCTCCTGCAGCAGCTCGGCCTCGGAGCGCGGGTCAAGGTCGTGCTCAACCGGTGGCACGCGGCACACGATCGACCGGCGCAGAGCGTGGCCGCCGAGCTCGGCGCCACCGTGGACGCGTTCGTGGAGAACGACTTCCCCACCGTCATCGGCGCGGCCAACCAGGGCCGGCTGCTCCTCGAGACCGCCCCCGACGCCGCCGTGACGCAGGCCATCCGGCAGCTCGCTCGGCAGGTGGGGCAGCGTCCCCGTCGGCGCACCAGCGAGTCCGGCCTCGGACAGCTCGCCCCGGTCGCTGGAGACCAGTGA